Proteins from a genomic interval of Trifolium pratense cultivar HEN17-A07 linkage group LG6, ARS_RC_1.1, whole genome shotgun sequence:
- the LOC123891008 gene encoding G patch domain-containing protein 8, with protein MDYRWTKGKNESGGRHRKQFKKDRVYEESLIDDLSDDFRLPRNQRPTENVDLDNVEQASLDTQITSSNIGFKLLQKMGWKGKGLGKDEQGIVEPIKSGIRDPRLGVGKQEEDDFFTAEENVQRKKLDIELEETEENVRKREVLAEREQKIQTEVKEIRKVFYCELCNKQYKLAMEFEAHLSSYDHNHRKRFKQMKEMHGSSSRDDRQKREQQRQEKELAKFAQIADAQKQQRLQLQQESGSTPVSASASSESRTATALTDQEQRNTLKFGFSAKGTAFKSTVGSKKPNVSKKPNVPVASIFGNDSDEE; from the exons ATGGATTATCGATGGACCAAAGGTAAGAATGAATCTGGTGGTCGTCACAGGAAGCAATTCAAAAAGGATCGG GTTTATGAAGAATCTCTTATTGATGATTTGTCTGATGATTTTCGCTTGCCGAGAAATCAAAGGCCAACTGAAAATGTTGATTTGGATAATGTTGAACAAGCTTCTCTAGATACACAAATAACTTCATCTAATATTGGTTTTAAGCTTCTTCAAAAGATGGGTTGGAAAGGAAAGGGTCTTGGCAAAGATGAACAAg GAATAGTGGAGCCAATAAAATCTGGGATTAGAGATCCAAGACTGGGGGTTGGTaaacaagaagaagatgatttttTCACTGCAGAAGAAAATGTCCAGCGCAAAAAACTCGATATTGAGTTGGAGGAGACAGAAGAAAATGTCAGGAAGCGGGAG GTGTTAGCTGAACGTgagcaaaaaattcaaactgaggTGAAAGAGATCCGGAAGGTGTTTTATTGTGAGCTCTGCAACAAGCAATACAAATTGGCAATGGAGTTTGAAGCACACTTGAGCTCTTATGATCACAATCACCGGAAG CGTTTCAAACAAATGAAGGAAATGCATGGTAGCAGTAGCCGGGATGATAGGCAAAAGCGAGAGCAGCAGCGTCAAGAGAAAGAATTGGCCAAGTTTGCTCAAAT TGCTGATGCTCAAAAGCAGCAACGGCTTCAACTGCAGCAAGAGTCTGGATCAACACCGGTTTCAGCTTCAGCTTCCTCCGAATCTAGGACTGCTACTGCACTAACAGATCAGGAGCAGCGAAATACTTTGAAGTTTGGGTTCTCTGCTAAAGGCACTGCTTTCAAG AGTACGGTTGGTTCAAAGAAGCCAAATGTTTCAAAGAAGCCAAATGTTCCGGTGGCCTCTATATTTGGCAACGATAGCGATGAAGAGTAA
- the LOC123889068 gene encoding fruit bromelain-like, protein MIKRREIFKKNLLYIQKFNSQGNNTYRLAINKFADMNNEDMSVCEQEEPSGLLASEKIVSFNISEEDVPNSFDWREHNAVSPVRDQGTCGNNLDFLYIVFECIATEDDFPYEGVKQSCDPIEDVDKLYIDGYTTLGTYEWSLRTAVSRQPVAASIRISEDFRYYGNGIYQGACGNQGHAVLIVGYGGEIDEEKYWIVMQLVEL, encoded by the exons ATGATTAAACGGAGAGAAATCTTCAAGAAGAATCTTCTCTACATTCAAAAGTTCAATAGTCAAGGCAACAACACTTACCGTCTagcaataaataaatttgcagATATGAACAACGAAGACATGTCAGTTTGTGAACAAGAAGAGCCCAGTGGTTTGTTGGCATCTGAGAAAATTGTTTCGTTTAACATTTCTGAAGAAGATGTACCAAATTCCTTTGATTGGAGAGAACATAATGCTGTTTCTCCAGTCAGAGACCAAGGAACATGTGGTAATAATCTTGATTTTTTATACATTGTTTTTGAAtg TATTGCTACCGAGGATGACTTTCCTTACGAAGGAGTAAAACAATCCTGTGATCCAATAGAAGACGTCGATAAACTATACATTGATGGCTATACTACACTAGGTACTTATGAATGGTCTTTAAGAACAGCTGTCTCACGCCAACCAGTCGCTGCTTCCATTCGTATTAGTGAGGACTTTAGGTATTACGGCAATGGGATTTACCAAGGAGCTTGTGGTAACCAAGGGCATGCAGTATTAATAGTGGGATATGGTGGTgaaattgatgaagaaaaaTACTGGATTGTGATGCAGTTGGTGGAACTTTAA
- the LOC123891009 gene encoding hydrophobic protein RCI2A-like, whose protein sequence is MGTATCVDIILAIILPPLGVFLRFGCKVEFWICLILTILGYLPGIIYAIYAITK, encoded by the exons atgggtACAGCTACCTGCGTCGACATCATTCTTGCCATCATCCTTCCACCTCTTGGTGTCTTCCTCAGGTTTGGCTGCAAG GTGGAGTTCTGGATCTGTTTGATTCTAACCATTTTGGGCTATCTTCCTGGAATCATCTATGCTATATACGCTATCACTAAGTGA